From the genome of Gallus gallus isolate bGalGal1 chromosome 4, bGalGal1.mat.broiler.GRCg7b, whole genome shotgun sequence:
TGATTCAGAAACAGCATGAAGGAAGGTTTTGCCTTAGATTAAAAGAAGTCTCCACCTTAAACTAATTGACTCATTAAGCTAAAGGAAATGCCCGCTAGCCCACAGTTAGAAGCAAAGGCCTAATGCCCTCTTGTACAGAAAGTCAGGGAAAGTTGCTGCTTAcagcttttaatttctctgGTGTTAAAACTGCATTTGGTCTCATTGGTATCACGTCAGACTGCTGTGATCACCTGCTAGCAGAAAACTGGTTGGAGGGAGCTTCTAAATGCTTGAGGGCAGGTTTGGGCCTGGCAGGCGTGCTAGTGCAGGAAACTGAAAGAAGTGGGGGAAGATAAAGGCAGACGTGAGCGCATTCTGGGGGAGAAGTTACTCAGTACAGACGTGCTCTGTACCAACCTGACAGACAGACCTGGAGACTGATGTCAAGTCATGTGAGTAGGGGTAAAGGAGAGGTGAGGTAACCAGGAGTGGGTGCCAGCCCTGGGAGTgacaggctgcccagccccGCTGTACGGAACAGAGAACACGTAGACCTGTTTGGTTTAAGATTGGTACGTCATGGAAGCTGTTCttaaaaggtgaaaaaaaaacaaacagcattttagGGTACCTACATCGAGGGGCTGTTGCCCCTCTGTCTGTCAGCCAGTCGCACTGTCTGCTCTGGAGGCAGATAGGAAGCACTGTGCTTGGCTGGTGTTTTGTAGCCGTGCAAGTGACACCATCCATTAACCCACTGTAGATATTCAGTACTGATAATGTTCAAGTTACAATTCATGGAAGTTTTTAAGATCTTAAATTGGCTGATTTACTGAAATACTGTggtgaaaaaaagtattttatatcCTTCAACAGCTAATGCCCATGAGTActggttttctttcagtaatttGCAGCAGTCAAGGAGTCTACAAAGAGACTATGAGAATATGAGTAAGCAAGTTCACTGCATGTTTCAGGCAGTGAGCAGGCCTGAAGAAAGGTGCTTTTCAGCTCGTTCTATGTTCCTTCTGGGTGAGTGCTATTCAGACAGCTCAGGAGGCAGGTAGAGGCTCCTGTAGGAGATCAGGAGGGGAAATGAGTTTAATGTGCAGACGTGTGCAGGCACCACCTCCAAGTGTGGATTCCCTGCAAGTATTTCAGCTGAAGTTTaaatggcagcaggaagccagtGCTTCAGGCTTAGCAACGTCCCTTTAAGCTGTGGATGAATGATATTAAAGATGTTCATTTTGGAAATGATCCCTTGTCTTTCTCTTGTTGCTTCCTGGAAACAGCCTGCTGGATTTCTTGACAGCGTATCACATGAGTGTAACGTGCAGGATCTAGCATTTAAACTACCCCACAGCTCCGTTCCATCTGCAAAAATTTACCTTTTAAGAGTGGATCATGCAGCAGTTTAGGTTAGAAGTAGATTACTGTATTCAGTGCAGGATTCTCACTTACCTTTGCTTTCAGCATCTCCTAATGTGGACAGAAGAGTACCAGGTACCAGtaggctgctggagctgggtgtgtggctctgcagctgcctgctcactcagctgcagcagagttTAGAAAGAGTGCCTTGGCATTCCCTAGCCCCCTGCCACTAAGGAGCAGGGTAGCCTGTATGGGGGTGATGGAATTGAAGTCCTTTGTCAAAATCAAATTGGCAAAGGTTGCTGCTGAGCAAAAGCTCCAGCAGATGCACCACATTCTGAGCATTTCCTTACTCTGGTCCGTGAATACCTTACAAGCCTGTgcatgctgctgttctgctttctaTTCTGAATCAGTGCCTATAAAAAAAGTTCTTGTTATATActaaaaatcactttttccccttcaaatcCAACATTGCCTTGCCTACCACAGCTCACTGTAAAAGCCCAGCTCTCTCTTAATAACCCCAGAGTCACAGTTTGGAGAACTGCAAAAGAGATAGAGGAGTGGTggttgggtgttttgtttttgacacGTGCATTAACTTCTGTAGACAAAGACAGCGTTTTAAAATACTTTACGacgttttccttctctttatgtCTGacacccagcagcagtgctgaagcaGGTGGAATGGCAGTGGCTTACGCCAGATGATAATTTCCCCTTCTGGCCTTCTCCTTCCCATTTCTACTCCAGTTCCTAAAAACGAGCTCGTTCCACTCCGCTGCTGCACATCAGTGGGTGCCAGTTACAGTCACGAGGCTGGCAGATTCCTGTCCTGCCTGATGTCACGGAGCACAGATCTGTGCTGAGCCCAGCTCACCAGTGCTGCGCTGCGATTATAAGCCAGCCCACTGCTCCGAAACACGTTGCACAGGCAGCTGAGACCCTGGGGCTTAGGATGTTCATCCAGAAAAGACTGCGTGGTTCCTGCGTCACATTCACAGAAGGACTTCTATTCTGTATTGTAGGCCCGTCCAAAATACTTGAACTGTATTGCAATCAGCTGcttcttccttgctgcaaagACCATTGAGGAAGACGAGGTAACCTTTTTGTTGTCGTTCTACCTTAGCATTGTCTGAATATATGCTTTTCAAATCCTGCCTTTGCTTGCGTGTGGCAGCTGACGCTTGCCAGGACAGGAACGGAGcagtttttatgatttttataataataattggttttctcttttcttctttgtgttggCTGTTGTAGAGGATTCCAGTACTGAAGGTGTTGGCTCGGGATAGCTTTTGTGGTTGTTCTCCAGCTGAAATTCGCAGAATGGAGAAGATTATCCTGGATAAACTGAACTGGGATCTTCACATGGCAACGCCACTGGATTTCCTTCACATTGTAAATGAGGGGCTATTTACATCTCTCTGGTGTCTGTTGGTGAAAGTATTGTATCAATAGCTGAcctagacaaaaaaaaacctggaggGTAGTGCAAACCTCAGGGTGTGGTTGCAACTCCTCAGTGTAAGtagtttttgaaataaaagtaattattaacaacaacaacaaaaaaagccttgcCAGAAAATTTCAGAGGAGATTTGAGCCACTTGAGGGGCACTGTTTGAAATGCAGGCCTGCCATCTGGGAATGTGGCCCTGTTTTGAGACGTGGCAAGCCATGTGCTATGATTCAGTGCTCCTGAGAACTTTGCCCTTGAATCTTAACCGCCAGCATTTTTCCTCACAGCTAAATACCAGGCAGCAAGAAAACAGGAATGAACCAAGGAGAAGGCGCTGATGCTGGGCAGTGGGAGCGCTTGGTGCTTGCTGCACAAAGACAGGGCCAGAGAACAAAATTCTTAGATGAAAGATAAAGGGAATGAAGGTGTCCTCAGGTTCCCTTTATTGAAGTTCATCCTCTCAGTTTGCTTAAGGAAGAGTTTTTGTTTGGGACACCTGAACTGCCAAACCTGCATTGTTGAGAGGAGAGGGGAGCCTTTTGCCAAGcccccaggcagggctgtgtATGAGCGCAGGCGCTGCCAGAAGGGCTGCGCAAAGCGGTCGGTGGGTTCGGCTCACCAGTGCTTTTTCCATGATGTGAAAGTTGTCTTGAGGGTTGATCCGGAGGATCCCTGTGCATCAGAAATGTCAGTTGCTGTTCTTGAAGTCTGACCTAACCTCAAGAACAGGGGCTGCCTGTTGGTGATACCGCCAGCCTCACGTGCTTGTTTCCCCCCTCAGTTCCACGCAGTTGCGGTGTCCAACAGGCCTCAGCTCCTGTCCATCCTACCCAAGCTGAGCCCCTCTCAGCACGTGGCAGCGCTCaccaagcagctgctgcactgcatggCCTGTtaccagctgctgcagttcaAGGGCTCCATGCTGGCGCTGGCTATCGTCAGCctggagctggagaagctgcTCCCCGACTGGCTGGCTCTCATCATCGAGCTGCTCCAGAAGGCACAGGTGAGGGGGTGCCGGCACCACgctctgcagcagggcagaaCTGGGCACACAGCCCGGCTGTGGCTTTCAGATTCATCGCTTGCTGATCTGTGCCTGCAGTTGTGCTTCTCTGAGGATGGCTGAGCTTCAGGCTGTGGGGAGTTTGTGGGTCAGCTTTGCAAAGCGTTAGTCCTGACTGCCTCCAGTAGGTGACAGAGGGAGGAGCCACGTGTCCCTCTGCACCGGGGGGAACATGGTGAGGAGAAAATCCTGGTCAGCTGCTCCGCCATTCATTTTAGGCACACTACGTGGTCTTACCTGTACTGGAAAGACAAACGCCACAAGCTGCTGGGAAAGATGCAGCAAGGCCTTGTAAAATCTGACAGTTTTTCCTCCCCCCGGCTATTCCCAGGGGGCCTAAGAAGAAGCAGGGTTCCATATCTTTGAAGTCTTTGtgttttggggttggttttttttttttggtccttttTATCCCTTCCTCCTGAATTCACAGCATGCCGTTGGGAAGCACGGTGCGTGGGTGAGCAGTACACTCAGAGCCGTAGCCCTGCCCTGGCAGGCTGCCCATCCTCTCCGTGGCGGCGGTCCTGCAATGCTGATGTTTCTGCTTGTCTCCTCGTTCCAGATGGATAGCGCACAGCTGATCCACTGCCGGGAGCTCGTGGCACATCACCTTTCCACTCTGCAGTCTTCTCTGCTGCCCAATCCTGTATATGTCTACAGTCCCCTCCAGCATACCCTGGTGACCTGTAACAGAGGAGCGTTCAAATGCCAGCCCTCCTCTGTCCCAGGGCCAGGTTTCTCCAAGGACAACGGCAGGCCAGAAGTGCCGGTCACAGCTACAGCCGCGCTCTACCAGCGTCTGCCAGCTCCCAGCGGTTGCAAGCAAGCCTCTGCCAAGCGCAAAGTGGAAGAGATGGAAGTGGATGACTTCTACGATGGAATCAAGCGTCTCTACAACGAAGACGCTGCTCCAGAGGTAGTGGCTCTCGAGAACATGGGCTCTGTTTGCGGCGCTGACGTCTCGAGGCAGGAGGGCAACGTTTCCCCTTGTCCGCCTTTACAGCCAGTGTCCGTCATGTAGCTGTGAGCACACACCACCTGCCGCACCGCAGCTACGCGTGCGAAGCCACGCGGAACCTGGCGTGGGGGGAGAAGGGACCATACCTTGTCAGGCTGAACTGAAGGGAGCCAACAGAAAGAATATCCCAGCCCTTtcttgaatttttgttttcttgtgcgGCTAATTCTAGTTCCACTATTTAAGcacttaaaacacaaaaaagtataaaaatctaaaaaaagacccaaaaaaaaaaccaaacaaaaaaagtagccagaatttgtttctttctagtGTTGTCAGCTCCACTGTTTTTCTGCTCCCGCGTGTTGTAACCCACCCTCCATGTCCGAGAGCTCTCATCAGTTGTGCGGTTGTTTCAGGTTTCCCAGCCAGTGAACACCTCCGGTCCGATTCCCATCTGCTCCTTGCCCCTTCTGCTTGCTCCTCTTTTAATTGTCAGCCAGTCTCGTGCATGACGTTCTGTACATTCATggcaggttttcttttttctttctaaagaaaaaggTCTTTTTGTTTCGTTAGCACTGCGGTGTTTAAATGTgataatatttaaaaactgGATTTAATTAAGAGGTTAGTCAGGAAAAACACACAACAATGCTTGCAAAGTGCTCCACACCGACGTAGCCACAGGAGTGTGAACGTACTGCAGAACACGAGGGCGTCCAGCCACGGTGCTCTGTACCTTAAAGTCAAAGCCGTGCTGTCAAACACAAAAAGCAGTGAATGGATCTCGTGGCGCTTCAGCAGAAGCGGTACTTGTCCTTGTTTGCACCACGCAGTGTTGCACTCAGTGTGGACGTCCAGCAGCACTTGTGACTGTAGGCATCAAGTGCAAGCCTTCAATTCTGCCGAATCCggtttctttctgtgtgtcCATAAGCTCAGCGTGTGACCAGCACTGCTTGGTGgagtgctgggcagcctgaggtTTGACAGGTTTGTCATTAGCAGtcactaaaacaaaacagccaacccaaaaaccaaaccaaaacaaaaaaaccccccgAGAGCCCCTAACCCAACCCCGAGTTTTGTGTTCATGCAACTTCTAACCAAGAGTAAAACCTGTAAAAGCTTGTCTCTTTTAAATGTTACACCTCTGTTTCTCAGAATGACCTGTCCCAATTGTAAGCTCTCTCCACAGCCCTGAGGAAGGTATTGTATTTGGAGCCATTGTACTGATGAAAGCCTTCTGGTAGCAATAAAGAAAGTTGTCCTGGATTCCGAGTCCTGTTTCACACTTCTTACCTGGGTTCGGGATCCACGTTACATGGAGGCCATGAGAAAGCTGCTCCACAGGTGCCAGACCTGTGAGACCAGGAACTGGGCAGCCGGGGAAGGGTACCGCCCGCTGGGGGCACAGTCAGTGCTGCAAACTCACTCCAGTGCGCACATCTTTCTCTGTGAAATgactcagtgctgcagcccagagcaaaaCCAGCCCCACGTTCCAGCAGGAGATTCAACACGAGTGCCGGGTaagctgcaggctgctccagCAGAGTGCTCCAGCCCGGCCTGACATTGCTGAGAGCCCTGGCTGTGGCTGCGGTCAGAGGTGAGGCAGAGCTCCTGGGACTCCCAGCTCTGTGGGCCTGCACAGTACACACCTGGAGGGAGCGTTGTAGGACTGCAACTTGTTTTAGTTGGCTTCCAGCTGCATCAGACACATCAAAGGGGAAGAGAAGATGGGGACAAAAGCGTCCTCCAACAGCAATAACTCTAAGCCTCAACTTAGACTGGCTTCCTCTCTCTCCACACGCTTCCCTCCTTgcggttaaaaaaaaaagtcttccccTACCCcatttggcagcagcagcagcacactcaTGAGGCCCAAACCCATTTGAAGACCCACAGGCAAGGAGCTGGTATGGTGCTGGGAAAGGAGAAGTGCTGGCTGTGCCAGCTGGCAGGGCCTGAGCTGGAACAGAAGGCAGGGAAGCTCAGCATAAGGAAACACTGAGACGCTGCCGGAGCAGTTCTTTGCTTCTCCAGTGAGAGCTGTGGCCGTGGCTGTGAGCCTCTGCACGGAGGCAGTTTCCATTCTTGGCATCCTGAAGGCGAGGGGATGAGAGTAGTGCCCGCCCTGAGTCACAAACACAGCGCTCCCCCAGCCCCCAGTTGCCTTAACAGATTGCAGAGGGAGacaccctgctctgctggcGCTGTGCACAAAGCCACGCCAATTGTCTCTCACTTGGATACAGCGTGCAGTCTGGACAGATGATAcctgccctgggctggcacACCTACCTACACAGTCCTGCTGGCGGGCTGCTGCCTGGCTGGCCTGCAGGCTCTGCGGCACTtgtgaaaataaaacccacactCTGTGATTGCAAATGTACCCCTCGAACTTTTTTTGTGCCACAAGTACCTTGGTACACCCAGCTGCCTGAACAGCACTGCTCAGGAGAACCAACACAGCTACCAGGAGGATTAACTTTAAAAAGCATCCATGACTCAAATGCACGtacccagctctgcaggcacacGAGACATAACTCCCTGATCTTGTGAGCCCTGCTACGGTTCCCTCACAATCTTCAGAGCAGCCCAGTCCAGCACAGCATGGATACTGCCTAGGGTGCTTAGTACAAGGTCTGCCTGCTCTAGCAGGGCTCCAGAGCAGCTGAGGCAGAGAATACGGCTCAAGGGAATAgccagcaggaaggaaaaaacagtttgaaacCACAGGCCGTCTGATCTCCCTCAACACTGCTGGGATAAAAGCACTGTACTCCCCAAaatgcagaatcatagaatcatgaaggttggaaaagacctctaagaccatccagtccaaccccagcgcacccccaccgtgcccactgaccgtgtccctcaCTGACACATCTCTGTGcctcctgaacacctccagggatggtgacagcaccacctccctgggcagtccgtgccactgcatcaccgcCCTTGCTGAGAAGatatgtttcctaatatccaacctaaaacACTCATGTCAGCACCCTGAGTGTACAACAACCACGTCCCCGTGCCAGCAGAGTGCTGCCAATTGTTCCAAGCACCATCTGTAGCAATAACGCCAGCTCACCTTTACATGCTGTGCAGCCACTATGCTGCAACACCTCATTCTCCCTTTGTGCCCCAAAAGTGCCTGCTTGGAAGACCTGAGAATGTCAGGCGCCTGCTGACTCTTGTGGGTGaggctgctttccagctctgctggggaCATTTGGTGACACCAATCGACAAATAACCACTGGGCTGTCCAACAACACGTATCACATTGCCATCCCCCCCCTGGGCTGACACCTCTACCTGTAACAGCTGGGCAAGAGGGAGGAAGCACGGCAAAGCCCTAAAGCgcccagctcagctcctgccccTCGTCCACACACAGGGGACGTAAACTGTATTAGGGATGGCAGAGGTTTTAATTTGTTCAATCCCTTACGATTCCTTACAGCTCTGTTCTCCAttaacacacttttttttttaacctcctgCTGATACTATCTACATCCTTAAGCCTGGACTACACCTGGAAGTTCATAGCTGCTCCCCAGTCACACTGGTTAGAGCAgattccctcctccttccctgtgcACCCCCCTGCCTCTGGCCCGGCTGATTTGGTTACCAGCAGGTAGGAACCACCACCAGCCCGATGTAGTGGGCTTACACCGTAACACAGAGTAAGATAAaactgggctggaagggacctctagaggaCATGGGCTGCAACCCCCAGCTCACGGCAGAGCCAACGCTCACCCTCATCTCAGCCTTTCCCTCTCCAAATGGCGGTCCCACTGGGCAGGCTGCCGCTCCATCCCATTTAGCACTGCAGTGCCATCCGCTACCTCCACTGCGTCCTTCTGGAGACACGAGGGCCAGAGCTGCACACAGGACCCAAGGCATTGGCACAGCACAACTCCAGGAACTGCAAAATATAGGCACGGGTGAGGTGACACAGGGCAGGGCTCGGCCAGACAGCTCTGCGCCCACCCATGAGAATGCACTGCGTGATGAGAAGCCAGGGGCTCTATTTCAAGAGAAGGGCTGTAGCACAGCACTGGGGCCTCATGGGCCACACCGCTACCACTGGAGAAATCCTCACCACAGATTTAAGATAACAGTTTTTACCGCATACACACAAGGCCAATATTTAATAACCTTTCAGATGGTAACTATGAAGTTTTTTGGTTGTTTCCAGGATAAacagtttgggttttgttttctttgactgAGGTGTGCAGATGAGAAGAAACCACCAGTATTTAGTTAAAGAAAAGTGCGTGACTCCATATAGGAAACATCGGGAGGGGCTCAGTCTgcctccttccagcagcagcagagcagctagAGGTCACTGCAGACCAGGCTTAGAGGCTCCCTTCTCACCTACGAACAACTCTTTGGCACCTTTTGAGCCTTTAGCTGAAGTAAACAAGTACCCCACCTTCAGGGTTGGAAAAGAAATCGTTACTGATCAGGCTTCATAAGCACAAAACGAAGCCATTAATCCAAGCACAAGTCAGTGCGGCTCAGTAGTACGAGAGAAGCTACCTACTTTGCTTGTACAGCCAGAAAATAACAAAGCCTTGAGCGTCCAGAACAGATCCGTCAGTGCAGCAGTACGCAACAGCAGCCACCTCTGCTTCACACAGCTCCGTATCAAAACCAAGGAGGCACCCGGGTCTGCGGACACATTTTCATCACATCAGGGGAGCGTGGGACACACCTGCGATGAGGCTGTGGTGTCCCAACTCCAGGTTCAGAGGCAGCGACGGAGTCCTCTggctacacacacacaccaccgGCCAGTCCGCCAGTCTCTTCATTGCCAGCAGCACGTTATGGCAAAAGGGGAGAAtgaggagagggggagagacTGCAGCGCAATATCGCATGTCATGGCCAAGCTCTCCCCTCACGTCGTTACCTCGGTCACGTTTGGCAGCCTCGGTCGCGCAGACGGCCCGCACAGACACACAGCACCACGCGCCCTCAGATGCacaggagagaaacaaaagggaggagaggagggtggACGAGATGGAGGAATGAGATGGCTTCTCCCGGCGGGGGCCCACGGGCTCGTCCGGCGCCCGCCGTCCGCTGGGAGAGCACGGGGCTGTGGCAAATGGCGTTTACAGAAAGAAGAAgctacagagagagagagagaaagaaacagaagttcaGAATCGAAATGGAACACGGAgggtgagagaaaaaaaaggaaaaggagggacAGCATTTTGAAGCATGAAGGAAGGGAGCGTGCCGGGGAGGCGTCATCCAAACCACAGCAGAGGCCTGAGCACACACAGCGCTCGGGACGGCCACAAGGCAGCGACTGACGGACACCAACATGAGCATACAGAGACTGCATGACAGCACGGCACAGCCCGCGGGGCGCCCGCACCGCCTCAGCCCTCCCGGCACACGGCTGCGGCAAGGCCAGCTCACAAAGGCAACTCGAGGACCAAAGCGTTTGGGTCAATGTATATTCCCCCTCCTCGCTTCGAGTGCCGGCACTGCTTGTGCACGCAGCCTCAAGCACACGCGGGAAAGAAGTGAGCTTACGCTGCCAGGTTATTATTcaatttgtaattaaaaaaaaaaaatactttaacaTCAAATAAAGTGACAATGTCTAACAGATGCATACATGTCATTTGCATTAACACTGTAGGTAGGTTACACAATTGTTTAGTAACAAACATGGGTTATTCTCAAGTAGCAAGGTAATAAAGTTCTACATCTATAGTTTAAGGCAatcagaatattaaaaatgtatacaaATACAATATTTCTACCGCTgttcacagctttgttttccgTTAATTAAAAAACCCTTCATATCTGTATTGTCCCATGCCAACAAGAGTGACGTGGATCTGGCATGCTGCAAATGCAGCCAGGGCCCTTGCAGAGAGACAAGCGTGCACTGCTGACTTCTCAGAGGGCGAGTGGTAGCTGGGTTCAGATGGACACACCTGGTATGGCACACACAGAAAGACATTTCCATCCGCACTCGGACGCCTTAAGGAGAAGCAGGATGAGAACTGCCCACAGAAACACTGCTTCGTGTCAGGTAAGGGCATGCTTAAGAGACACACCGAGATACAAATCTCCTTGACGGGACTTCAAGCTGGCAAAAGTACACACGCCGCAGTGCAACCCATACTGTGGTTTTTGGGCCACGGAGAAGCGTGGGCTGGGTGCTACTCACTGCCTTCCCAGAAGGTAACCCCCTGCCCTACTGGACACACACGTGCCCACCTCTGCAGAGCCATCGCAGCCCTCTCGGTGGCCTGCCTTGTGTTCCCTTCTCACTTCTGGGCTCATTCCCTGCGCAGGGAACACCAGCATCCCAAAAATACACATGCCCCTATGCTTTCCTGCTCATCTCTACTGTTCCCATGATTATATCAGTGTCAGGGACAGTGCAGCATTAGCAGCTACTGATCATCACTGCTTCACCACGCTGACGTTTGCGATGCCTCGTGAGCAACACAAGCACGCCTCTGTCCCCACTGTCACCAGCAGACCCGCACAGGAGCTGAGCAGGGTAACTTCAGACATTCAACAGCAGCTGGACTGTTATGTTCcctatggcttttttttttttaattcccccTTCAAAATCTCAGCAAAAGCAGGTTGTTACAGAAAGTTTCTAAATGGTTTTTAACAACGCCACTTGTAAGTAAGTGGACTTAAAGAAGCCCCCAGAAAAACACAACCGGTTTGCCCATACCAGCGGTGAGCGGGAAGGTGCATCTCTTACTGTGGTACTTACATGCAGGGTGAAAGCATATCCAGCTAGACTGAAAGCATCGCTTACTCCATGCAGAACCAGGGACTACTGTGAAAAAAGGCGtaagtaaagaaaagaaagaagtgcagCAATAACCAGCTAAACATGGCCCGGGGGACTGAGGAGAAAAAGGTTTTAACGTCTCTTTtggcagagaaaacaaagcaataccTTTCACTTATAGCAAGGTTACGGTTTAAGCCCAGTTTCCCCAGAACAGCCTGCTTCTGGTTAGGAGGAAGAAACCCAATCAAAAAGACATCAATGCATTTGGCCACAGCTTCCTGTCAAAGAACCCAAAACCGCTAGACTCAGCTGACTTCCCCTGCCAACATCCCTTGGAAAGGCTGTCAAAGGAAGCAGGACAAATAAGTGGTAACATTAAGTTTTCTGCTTGGCACAAAGCGCTGGTAATTAAAGAGAGGACGTGCACAGAGACAgctgaagcaaagcaaactgCCACGAGCATTCAGGCTTGAGACAGGAGCGTGTGATGTGACTAAATAACTCGTGCCAGCAAACAGATTTCTCCCTTGATAACTCAAGATTTTAAACTTGAGTTTGCCAGAAGCCAGAAGGGCCACAGTTTCATCTTTCTAAATAGCTCCCTAAGAAACGTATTTAACCTGGTGGAAGCACATCGTGGTTGTTAAGACCAGGAGGcgcaaggaaaagaaaagacgGCGGCTTTTATTCCCAGCTTACTCATCTCCAATTTCTGCTGCCTGTTCACGAGGCTGCGTTTGCATTTCCTCTTCCCAAAGCCATGTTTAAGTGGTAAGGGTTAGAAAGCACAAGCTTAAAAAactcaaataaataaagtcaACTCTCCAAAAAATGTGGCTAATGCTGACTCGTTTCAGAAAAAGGTGACAACTCTGACTTTTTTTGAACATCCAGAGAGGCAGGAAATTCCATCCCAGAAGCAAGCAATGAACTACAGTGCGTGAGACTCAGGTGGAGGGAGTTATTTTTAGGAgtgctttaaagaaagaaagaggagactACCTAGCTAGGAGCAGAGGGAATGCTGGCAGTacatcagcagaacagaaagaaatccagCAGTCAAAGGGTAAGCATGGCTCGCCACTTCTTGGGTAGGAAGGGAAAGATTCTGTCCAAAGAGCAATGGCATAGAAAATAGACATTAAGCAGACTGATTTCACAC
Proteins encoded in this window:
- the CCNI gene encoding cyclin-I isoform X1, producing the protein MKFSGPVESQRLSLLLEMAISREAQMWKAHVPKIQPNQDVAISPKQRDEVIQWLAKLKYQFHLYPETLALAISLLDRFLAVVKARPKYLNCIAISCFFLAAKTIEEDERIPVLKVLARDSFCGCSPAEIRRMEKIILDKLNWDLHMATPLDFLHIFHAVAVSNRPQLLSILPKLSPSQHVAALTKQLLHCMACYQLLQFKGSMLALAIVSLELEKLLPDWLALIIELLQKAQMDSAQLIHCRELVAHHLSTLQSSLLPNPVYVYSPLQHTLVTCNRGAFKCQPSSVPGPGFSKDNGRPEVPVTATAALYQRLPAPSGCKQASAKRKVEEMEVDDFYDGIKRLYNEDAAPEVVALENMGSVCGADVSRQEGNVSPCPPLQPVSVM
- the CCNI gene encoding cyclin-I isoform X2, whose protein sequence is MKFSGPVESQRLSLLLEMAISREAQMWKAHVPKIQPNQARPKYLNCIAISCFFLAAKTIEEDERIPVLKVLARDSFCGCSPAEIRRMEKIILDKLNWDLHMATPLDFLHIFHAVAVSNRPQLLSILPKLSPSQHVAALTKQLLHCMACYQLLQFKGSMLALAIVSLELEKLLPDWLALIIELLQKAQMDSAQLIHCRELVAHHLSTLQSSLLPNPVYVYSPLQHTLVTCNRGAFKCQPSSVPGPGFSKDNGRPEVPVTATAALYQRLPAPSGCKQASAKRKVEEMEVDDFYDGIKRLYNEDAAPEVVALENMGSVCGADVSRQEGNVSPCPPLQPVSVM
- the LOC112532354 gene encoding uncharacterized protein LOC112532354 codes for the protein MQWHGLPREVVLSPSLEVFRRHRDVSVRDTVSGHGGGALGLDWMVLEVFSNLHDSMILHFGEYSAFIPAVLREIRRPVVSNCFFLPAGYSLEPYSLPQLLWSPARAGRPCTKHPRQYPCCAGLGCSEDCEGTVAGLTRSGSYVSCACRAGYVHLSHGCFLKLILLVAVLVLLSSAVQAAGCTKVLVAQKKFEGYICNHRVWVLFSQVPQSLQASQAAARQQDCVGRCASPGQVSSVQTARCIQVRDNWRGFVHSASRAGCLPLQSVKATGGWGSAVFVTQGGHYSHPLAFRMPRMETASVQRLTATATALTGEAKNCSGSVSVFPYAELPCLLFQLRPCQLAQPALLLSQHHTSSLPVGLQMGLGLMSVLLLLPNGVGEDFFF